Proteins encoded together in one Musa acuminata AAA Group cultivar baxijiao chromosome BXJ3-6, Cavendish_Baxijiao_AAA, whole genome shotgun sequence window:
- the LOC135641857 gene encoding trans-ocimene synthase, chloroplastic-like, with product MLSSCSNLLQSPVSIGFIMNPPRLPLSSKPCRIMCLREEGARSPRNTLEGSRRSADYHPSIWDHHLIQSIESSYSDERFTADLDELKLEAKYLLESYKEPSAQLHLIGSMQRLGVAYHLGEEINESLGKIYTNGLWPNHDVHQTALGFRLLREHGHSVPSDVFEKYRDEKGFKKCLARDVRGLLSLYEASHFAIDGEEILDEANKFSAMHLKLLEKQVDPHVAEQVRHSLEIPLRWRMPRLETKYFIDVYDRQECRNPVLLKLAKLDFNIVQSIHREEMRELSKWWNELGLAQKLKFSRDRLLENYLWAVGIAHEPQFSKCRVGLTKLICILTVIDDVYDVYDLPEEVKLFTAAVKAWDLEAMDTLPDYLKCCYLALHNFVNETAADIEKDHGWDATALFRKEWESLCEAYLTEAEWFHKGYKPTLEEYLENSWMSVGGPIAMSHAYCLSGNTLSDNSTSLLQQGGFQLIYWSSLIVRLTNDLGTSKAEMERGDTPKSVQCSMNESGETERAAIERIRDMLSHSWKKLSEECWRTQLSRGFADMVLNMARTSQCIFQHGDGIGTSNGVTKNKITSLFVEHYSV from the exons ATGCTCAGCTCTTGTTCCAATCTTTTGCAGTCACCTGTCAGCATAGGCTTCATCATGAATCCGCCGCGTCTTCCGCTGTCGTCG AAACCCTGCAGGATCATGTGCTTGCGAGAAGAAGGCGCACGGAGTCCGCGGAACACACTCGAGGGCTCACGTCGGTCGGCCGATTACCACCCCAGCATATGGGATCACCATCTCATCCAATCCATTGAAAGCTCCTACTCC GACGAAAGGTTCACTGCGGACCTGGACGAACTGAAGCTGGAGGCCAAGTACTTGCTGGAATCATACAAGGAACCCTCGGCTCAGCTTCATCTCATTGGCTCGATGCAACGCCTCGGTGTGGCGTACCACTTGGGCGAGGAGATCAACGAGTCCTTGGGGAAAATCTACACGAATGGCTTGTGGCCCAACCACGACGTGCATCAGACTGCTCTTGGCTTCCGCCTCCTTAGAGAACATGGACACAGTGTGCCCTCTG ACGTGTTCGAGAAGTACAGAGATGAGAAAGGATTTAAGAAATGCCTAGCCCGTGACGTCAGAGGGCTGCTTAGCTTATATGAAGCATCCCACTTCGCCATCGACGGAGAGGAAATTTTAGACGAAGCCAATAAATTCAGTGCTATGCATCTGAAGTTATTGGAAAAGCAAGTTGACCCGCACGTCGCAGAGCAAGTGAGACATTCCCTAGAAATTCCTTTGCGTTGGAGGATGCCAAGGCTGGAGACAAAGTACTTCATCGACGTCTACGACCGGCAAGAGTGTAGAAACCCGGTCCTCCTGAAGCTGGCTAAGTTAGATTTCAACATTGTGCAATCGATACATCGAGAGGAGATGAGGGAGCTCTCCAA GTGGTGGAATGAACTGGGTCTGGCGCAGAAGCTCAAGTTCTCCAGAGACAGATTACTCGAAAATTATCTGTGGGCTGTCGGGATCGCCCACGAGCCCCAGTTCTCCAAGTGTAGAGTGGGTCTCACCAAGCTGATCTGCATTCTCACAGTCATCGATGACGTATATGATGTCTATGATTTGCCTGAAGAAGTCAAGCTCTTCACGGCAGCTGTCAAAGC TTGGGATCTCGAGGCTATGGATACCCTTCCGGATTACTTGAAGTGCTGTTACTTGGCCTTGCACAACTTTGTCAATGAGACTGCTGCTGATATTGAGAAGGATCATGGGTGGGATGCAACGGCCTTGTTTAGGAAAGAG TGGGAGAGTCTCTGTGAAGCATACTTAACCGAGGCAGAATGGTTTCACAAAGGCTACAAACCTACACTTGAGGAGTACCTTGAGAATTCGTGGATGTCAGTTGGTGGTCCGATAGCAATGTCTCATGCATATTGTCTCTCAGGAAACACTTTAAGCGACAACTCTACTAGTTTGCTGCAACAAGGAGGTTTCCAACTTATATATTGGTCCTCACTCATTGTTCGCCTCACCAACGACTTGGGTACTTCAAAG GCTGAGATGGAGAGAGGGGACACGCCCAAATCAGTCCAGTGCAGCATGAATGAATCGGGTGAGACCGAGCGGGCTGCGATCGAACGCATAAGGGACATGCTGAGCCACTCATGGAAGAAGTTGAGCGAGGAGTGCTGGAGAACTCAACTCTCTCGTGGATTTGCTGATATGGTCCTGAACATGGCTAGAACATCGCAGTGCATATTCCAACATGGAGATGGTATCGGCACTTCTAATGGCGTGACCAAGAACAAAATAACTTCACTCTTTGTTGAACATTATTCTGTTTGA